The Falco peregrinus isolate bFalPer1 chromosome 1, bFalPer1.pri, whole genome shotgun sequence genome has a window encoding:
- the GTF3C4 gene encoding general transcription factor 3C polypeptide 4 — protein MPSGSPGVPGWDVSRHPADFRDPEAYRVGPKKEVAECKEKFASSVDPTVSQTFMLDRVFNPEGKSLPPMRGFKYSSWSPLGCDANGRCLLAALTMDNRLTIHANLNRLQWVQLVDLTEIYGERLCEASYKLSKADTPRGELGDFSEFQRRHSMQTPVRMEWSGICTTQQVKHNNECRDVGSVLLAVLFENGNIAIWQFQLPFLGKESITSCNTIESGINSPSVLSWWEYEHNNRKMSGLIVGSAFGPVKILPVNLKAVKGYFTLRQPVVLWQEMDQLPVHSIKCIPLYHPYQKCSCSLVVAARGAYVFWCLLLISKAGLNVHNSHVTGLHALPIVSMTADKQNGTVYTCSSDGKVRQLIPIFTDVALKFEHQLIKLSEVFGSVRTHGIAVSPCGAYLAVITTEGMTNGLHPVNKNYQVQFVTLKTFEEAAAQLLESSVQNLFRQVDLTDLVRWKILKDKHIPQFLQEALDKKIESCGSTYFWRFKLFLLRILYQSMQKAPSEVMWRPSHEDAKILISDSPGMGSTEDDQEEGTSKQASKQSLCDTGKGMDIDDTADDSLPQSSDIGGREPMEEKLLEIQAQIEAVEMHLTREHMKRVLGEVYLHTWITENTSIPTRGVCDFLMSDDGYDDRTARVLIGHILKKMNKQTFPEHCSLCKEILPFTDRKQAVCSNGHIWLRVKRLPVSHRKEIGLYTSFT, from the exons ATGCCCAGCGGCAGCCCCGGAGTGCCGGGGTGGGACGTATCCCGGCACCCAGCGGATTTCAGGGATCCTGAAGCATACCGG gTTGGTCCAAAAAAGGAGGTAGCCGAATGTAAGGAGAAGTTTGCAAGTTCAGTGGATCCGACGGTTAGCCAAACTTTTATGCTGGATCGAGTATTCAATCCCGAGGGGAAGTCGCTGCCGCCTATGCGAGGATTCAAGTATTCCAGCTGGTCACCGCTGGGCTGCGACGCAAATGGAAGGTGCCTGCTTGCCGCTTTAACCATGGACAATCGACTGACCATCCACGCAAACCTCAACAGGCTGCAGTGGGTGCAGCTGGTGGACCTGACAGAAATCTATGGGGAGCGTCTGTGCGAAGCCAGTTACAAACTTTCTAAGGCTGACACTCCCAGGGGAGAACTAGGAGACTTCTCGGAATTTCAGCGGCGGCACAGCATGCAGACTCCAGTGCGCATGGAGTGGTCAGGCATTTGCACCACTCAGCAGGTTAAACACAACAATGAATGCCGGGATGTCGGTAGCGTGCTCTTAGCAGTACTCTTTGAAAACGGTAACATTGCCATTTGGCAGTTCCAGCTTCCATTTCTGGGTAAGGAATCAATTACTTCTTGCAATACCATAGAGTCTGGAATAAATTCCCCAAGCGTGTTGTCTTGGTGGGAATATGAACATAACAACCGAAAGATGAGCGGACTTATTGTAGGGAGCGCTTTTGGACCGGTTAAGATCCTTCCTGTCAATCTAAAAGCAGTCAAAGGCTACTTTACACTGAGACAACCCGTAGTCTTATGGCAAGAAATGGACCAGTTACCCGTGCATAGTATCAAATGTATTCCTCTTTACCACCCCTACCAGAAATGTAGTTGCAGCTTGGTGGTGGCTGCAAGAGGAGCTTACGTGTTTTGGTGTCTCCTGTTGATATCCAAAGCTGGTCTGAATGTCCATAATTCCCACGTGACAGGGCTTCATGCGTTGCCGATTGTGTCTATGACTGCGGATAAACAGAACGGCACAGTGTATACGTGCTCCAGTGACGGGAAGGTAAGGCAGCTGATTCCAATATTCACAGACGTTGCTTTAAAGTTTGAGCACCAGCTGATTAAGCTCTCGGAAGTGTTTGGCTCTGTCAGGACTCACGGAATAGCCGTTAGCCCGTGCGGTGCGTACTTGGCAGTTATCACGACAGAGGGCATGACTAACGGTTTGCACCCAGTTAACAAAAACTACCAAGTGCAGTTTGTAACCCTTAAGACTTTTGAGGAGGCAGCTGCGCAGCTCTTGGAATCTTCTGTTCAGAACCTTTTCCGGCAAGTGGACTTGACCGATCTTGTACGCTGGAAAATTTTGAAGGATAAACATATTCCTCAATTCTTACAGGAAGCGCTGGATAAAAAGATTGAGAGCTGTGGTTCTACTTACTTCTGGCGGTTTAAGCTATTTCTCCTAAGGATTTTGTACCAGTCGATGCAGAAAGCTCCCTCAGAGGTCATGTGGAGGCCTTCACACGAGGATGCAAAAATCTTGATATCGGATTCCCCTGGGATGGGCAGCACTGAAGATGATCAAGAGGAAGGAACTTCTAAACAAGCCAGCAAGCAGAGCCTATGTGACACGGGCAAAGGTATGGACATAGATGACACTGCAGATGATTCTCTTCCTCAGTCAAGTGACATAGGAGGCCGTGAGCCAATGGAAGAAAAGCTCCTTGAGATACAGGCTCAAATTGAGGCAGTAGAAATGCATTTGACACGAGAACACATGAAACGGGTGTTGGGAGAAGTTTATCTACACACATGGATTACAGAAAACACCAGTATTCCCACCAGAGGAGTCTGTGACTTCTTAATGTCCGATGATGGCTATGATGACAGAACAGCACGC GTGCTGATTGGGCAtatcttaaagaaaatgaacaaacagaCTTTTCCAGAGCACTGCAGCTTGTGTAAAGAGATCCTGCCGTTCACCGATCGCAAACAGGCGGTCTGCTCCAACGGACATATTTGGCTCAG
- the DDX31 gene encoding probable ATP-dependent RNA helicase DDX31 isoform X6, whose product MTISCPPLCTSLSCSSTAMLRAVLTDTRWSSDQASGSSPLTPCCSRTAGSRRTAVSRNPALGAAAAASSTSESSPSGGSSSPAASEGLPPRSAAAILPPPLGPLGPPRACAAAAPKPPAAPAGLPRRCLRRPAGPAPRPEGSGPPLAGSLQRGPRANSRARARGPLRLPSALTGWARPEGRPRGPAGGGGGAMAAAGPLLLNLRSAPRGRGPAAASRQSTTLKRKLQSPHGNPPLKRKCKPSVSAFQKCPVEADIREKESSSQKSLPKKQLTDKRNKSQKSKPSIKTSSLFKNNPEIPEVHRKAVRQVQENVFTKDSFSQLDLHPHLISTINTVLKISSMTSVQKQTIPVLLQGKDALVRSQTGSGKTLAYGIPLVQSLQGMESKIKRSDGPYALILVPTRELALQSFDIMQKLLKPFAWIVPGVLMGGEKRKSEKARLRKGINILISTPGRLVDHIKSTECIHFRRTQWLIIDEADRILDLGFEKDVAVILNALNAGRDTRQNVLLSATLTEGVTRLADISLNDPISISIADEIQKAFQPASQIERQASSSSNCMEQENFAVPEKLKQYVMMVPSKLRLVTLAAFILEKCKFEKHHKMIIFFSSCEQVEFYHELLLKVLSGGLKLEQSERSSVSSAHLQFLRLHGNMEQEERTEVFQEFLKSKTGILLCTDVAARGLDLPQVTWIVQYNAPASPAEYIHRIGRTARIGCHGNSLLVLAPSEAEYVSLLASHKINVSEMKMEKVLLSLMKDDRFKLHRPRSKASFH is encoded by the exons ATGACCATCTCCTGCCCGCCGCTGTGCACGTcgctgagctgctccagcacggCGATGCTGCGGGCCGTGCTCACCGACACCCGGTGGTCCTCCGACCAGGCCAGCGGCTCCAGCCCGCTGACGCCGTGCTGCAGCCGCACCGCCGGCTCCCGCCGCACCGCCGTCAGCCGGAACCCGGCGctgggcgccgccgccgccgcctcctccaCCAGCGAGTCGAGCCCCAGCGGCGGCTCCTCCTCCCCCGCCGCCAGTGAGGGGCTGCCcccgcgctccgccgccgccatcttgccGCCGCCGCTCGGGCCGCTCGGGCCGCCCCGCGCatgcgccgccgccgcgccgaagcccccggccgccccggcggggctgccccgccgcTGCCTGCGCCGCCCCGCGGGCCCGGCGCCGCGGCCGGAAGGGTCGGGACCCCCCCTCGCCGGGTCCCTGCAGCGGGGGCCCCGGGCCAACAGCCGTGCTCGTGCGAGGGGGCCCCTCCGCCTCCCTTCCGCCCTCACGGGCTGGGCCCGGCCCgaggggcggccccggggccctgcgggaggcggcgggggggccatggcggcggccgggccgctGCTGCTCAACCTGCGCTCGGCGCCGCGGGGACGCGGGCCCGCTGCCGCCAGCCGG CAGTCTACCACTCTGAAAAGAAAGCTCCAGTCACCGCATGGAAACCCACCTTTGAAACGGAAATGTAAGCCATCAGTAAGCGCCTTCCAGAAATGTCCTGTAGAAGCTGACATCAGGGAGAAGGAAAGTTCCTCACAgaaatctcttcctaagaagCAGTTGACTGACAAGCgaaataaaagccagaaaagcaaacctTCCATTAAGACGTCCAGCCTGTTCAAAAACAACCCTGAGATCCCAGAAGTTCACAG AAAAGCAGTGCGGCAAgtgcaagaaaatgttttcactaaGGATTCTTTTAGCCAGTTGGACCTCCATCCGCATCTG ATCTCCACAATAAACACAGTCCTAAAGATAAGTAGCATGACCAG TGTTCAGAAGCAAACAATTCCTGTGCTCCTGCAAGGCAAAGATGCTCTAGTGAGATCTCAGACTGGTTCAG gtaaaactctTGCCTATGGGATTCCACTTGTGCAGTCTTTGCAAGGAATGGAATCCAAAATAAAG CGCAGTGATGGGCCTTACGCACTCATATTAGTCCCAACAAGAGAG CTTGCACTCCAAAGTTTTGATATAATGCAGAAACTACTTAAG cCATTTGCCTGGATTGTGCCTGGAGTGCTAAtggggggagaaaagagaaaatctgaaaaagccAG ATTACGTAAAGGGATAAATATCCTCATTTCAACTCCTGGTCGCCTGGTTGATCACATCAAGTCCACAGAATGTATTCATTTCCGACGCACTCAGTGGCTGATTATTGATGAAGCAGACAG GATCCTGGACCTGGGCTTTGAGAAGGATGTAGCTGTGATACTCAATGCTTTAAATGCTGGGAGAGACACACGTCAGAATGTCCTGCTCTCAGCCACCCTCACAGAAG GAGTGACACGACTGGCCGATATCAGTTTGAATGATCCCATCAGCATTTCCATAGCAGATGAAATCCAGAAGGCATTCCAACCAGCATCACAAATAGAAAGACAAGCCAGTAGTTCATCAAACTGCATGGAGCAGGAAAACTTTGCTGTTCCAGAGAAGCTCAAGCAGTATGTCATGATGGTTCCCAGCAAACTGAGGCTTGTCACATTAGCAGCTTTTATCCTTGAGAAATGCAAG tttgaAAAACACCACAAGATGATAatctttttctccagctgtgaaCAAGTGGAATTCTACCATGAGCTCCTTCTAAAGGTCCTTTCAGGAGGGCTAAAGTTGGAGCAATCTGAACGTTCATCTGTCTCCTCTGCGCACTTACAGTTTCTACGACTGCATGGCAACATGGAACAGGAA GAAAGAACAGAGGTCTTTCAGGAGTTCCTAAAATCCAAGACCGGCATCTTGCTTTGCACT gatgttGCAGCACGTGGACTGGACCTGCCTCAAGTTACATGGATTGTGCAG TATAACGCTCCGGCTTCACCTGCGGAATACATCCACCGGATCGGGAGGACGGCTCGCATTGGCTGTCACGGGAACAGCCTGCTTGTCCTGGCGCCTTCGGAGGCAGAATATGTCAGCTTGCTGGCTTCTCACAAGATTAA TGTTTCAGAGATGAAGATGGAGAAGGTATTACTCAGCCTGATGAAAGATGATCGCTTCAAGCTGCACAGACCAAGAAGCAAG GCAtcttttcattga
- the DDX31 gene encoding probable ATP-dependent RNA helicase DDX31 isoform X4, producing MTISCPPLCTSLSCSSTAMLRAVLTDTRWSSDQASGSSPLTPCCSRTAGSRRTAVSRNPALGAAAAASSTSESSPSGGSSSPAASEGLPPRSAAAILPPPLGPLGPPRACAAAAPKPPAAPAGLPRRCLRRPAGPAPRPEGSGPPLAGSLQRGPRANSRARARGPLRLPSALTGWARPEGRPRGPAGGGGGAMAAAGPLLLNLRSAPRGRGPAAASRQSTTLKRKLQSPHGNPPLKRKCKPSVSAFQKCPVEADIREKESSSQKSLPKKQLTDKRNKSQKSKPSIKTSSLFKNNPEIPEVHRKAVRQVQENVFTKDSFSQLDLHPHLISTINTVLKISSMTSVQKQTIPVLLQGKDALVRSQTGSGKTLAYGIPLVQSLQGMESKIKRSDGPYALILVPTRELALQSFDIMQKLLKPFAWIVPGVLMGGEKRKSEKARLRKGINILISTPGRLVDHIKSTECIHFRRTQWLIIDEADRILDLGFEKDVAVILNALNAGRDTRQNVLLSATLTEGVTRLADISLNDPISISIADEIQKAFQPASQIERQASSSSNCMEQENFAVPEKLKQYVMMVPSKLRLVTLAAFILEKCKFEKHHKMIIFFSSCEQVEFYHELLLKVLSGGLKLEQSERSSVSSAHLQFLRLHGNMEQEERTEVFQEFLKSKTGILLCTDVAARGLDLPQVTWIVQYNAPASPAEYIHRIGRTARIGCHGNSLLVLAPSEAEYVSLLASHKINVSEMKMEKVLLSLMKDDRFKLHRPRSKPCCLGMPCRARCCAGVRAQKELVPFAGIRRWD from the exons ATGACCATCTCCTGCCCGCCGCTGTGCACGTcgctgagctgctccagcacggCGATGCTGCGGGCCGTGCTCACCGACACCCGGTGGTCCTCCGACCAGGCCAGCGGCTCCAGCCCGCTGACGCCGTGCTGCAGCCGCACCGCCGGCTCCCGCCGCACCGCCGTCAGCCGGAACCCGGCGctgggcgccgccgccgccgcctcctccaCCAGCGAGTCGAGCCCCAGCGGCGGCTCCTCCTCCCCCGCCGCCAGTGAGGGGCTGCCcccgcgctccgccgccgccatcttgccGCCGCCGCTCGGGCCGCTCGGGCCGCCCCGCGCatgcgccgccgccgcgccgaagcccccggccgccccggcggggctgccccgccgcTGCCTGCGCCGCCCCGCGGGCCCGGCGCCGCGGCCGGAAGGGTCGGGACCCCCCCTCGCCGGGTCCCTGCAGCGGGGGCCCCGGGCCAACAGCCGTGCTCGTGCGAGGGGGCCCCTCCGCCTCCCTTCCGCCCTCACGGGCTGGGCCCGGCCCgaggggcggccccggggccctgcgggaggcggcgggggggccatggcggcggccgggccgctGCTGCTCAACCTGCGCTCGGCGCCGCGGGGACGCGGGCCCGCTGCCGCCAGCCGG CAGTCTACCACTCTGAAAAGAAAGCTCCAGTCACCGCATGGAAACCCACCTTTGAAACGGAAATGTAAGCCATCAGTAAGCGCCTTCCAGAAATGTCCTGTAGAAGCTGACATCAGGGAGAAGGAAAGTTCCTCACAgaaatctcttcctaagaagCAGTTGACTGACAAGCgaaataaaagccagaaaagcaaacctTCCATTAAGACGTCCAGCCTGTTCAAAAACAACCCTGAGATCCCAGAAGTTCACAG AAAAGCAGTGCGGCAAgtgcaagaaaatgttttcactaaGGATTCTTTTAGCCAGTTGGACCTCCATCCGCATCTG ATCTCCACAATAAACACAGTCCTAAAGATAAGTAGCATGACCAG TGTTCAGAAGCAAACAATTCCTGTGCTCCTGCAAGGCAAAGATGCTCTAGTGAGATCTCAGACTGGTTCAG gtaaaactctTGCCTATGGGATTCCACTTGTGCAGTCTTTGCAAGGAATGGAATCCAAAATAAAG CGCAGTGATGGGCCTTACGCACTCATATTAGTCCCAACAAGAGAG CTTGCACTCCAAAGTTTTGATATAATGCAGAAACTACTTAAG cCATTTGCCTGGATTGTGCCTGGAGTGCTAAtggggggagaaaagagaaaatctgaaaaagccAG ATTACGTAAAGGGATAAATATCCTCATTTCAACTCCTGGTCGCCTGGTTGATCACATCAAGTCCACAGAATGTATTCATTTCCGACGCACTCAGTGGCTGATTATTGATGAAGCAGACAG GATCCTGGACCTGGGCTTTGAGAAGGATGTAGCTGTGATACTCAATGCTTTAAATGCTGGGAGAGACACACGTCAGAATGTCCTGCTCTCAGCCACCCTCACAGAAG GAGTGACACGACTGGCCGATATCAGTTTGAATGATCCCATCAGCATTTCCATAGCAGATGAAATCCAGAAGGCATTCCAACCAGCATCACAAATAGAAAGACAAGCCAGTAGTTCATCAAACTGCATGGAGCAGGAAAACTTTGCTGTTCCAGAGAAGCTCAAGCAGTATGTCATGATGGTTCCCAGCAAACTGAGGCTTGTCACATTAGCAGCTTTTATCCTTGAGAAATGCAAG tttgaAAAACACCACAAGATGATAatctttttctccagctgtgaaCAAGTGGAATTCTACCATGAGCTCCTTCTAAAGGTCCTTTCAGGAGGGCTAAAGTTGGAGCAATCTGAACGTTCATCTGTCTCCTCTGCGCACTTACAGTTTCTACGACTGCATGGCAACATGGAACAGGAA GAAAGAACAGAGGTCTTTCAGGAGTTCCTAAAATCCAAGACCGGCATCTTGCTTTGCACT gatgttGCAGCACGTGGACTGGACCTGCCTCAAGTTACATGGATTGTGCAG TATAACGCTCCGGCTTCACCTGCGGAATACATCCACCGGATCGGGAGGACGGCTCGCATTGGCTGTCACGGGAACAGCCTGCTTGTCCTGGCGCCTTCGGAGGCAGAATATGTCAGCTTGCTGGCTTCTCACAAGATTAA TGTTTCAGAGATGAAGATGGAGAAGGTATTACTCAGCCTGATGAAAGATGATCGCTTCAAGCTGCACAGACCAAGAAGCAAG CCGTGCTGCCTGGGCATGCCCTGCCGTGCCAGGTGCTGTGCAGGAGTACGTGCGCAGAAGGAGCTGGTGCCTTTCGCTGGCATTCGGAGGTGGGATTGa
- the DDX31 gene encoding probable ATP-dependent RNA helicase DDX31 isoform X5 — protein MTISCPPLCTSLSCSSTAMLRAVLTDTRWSSDQASGSSPLTPCCSRTAGSRRTAVSRNPALGAAAAASSTSESSPSGGSSSPAASEGLPPRSAAAILPPPLGPLGPPRACAAAAPKPPAAPAGLPRRCLRRPAGPAPRPEGSGPPLAGSLQRGPRANSRARARGPLRLPSALTGWARPEGRPRGPAGGGGGAMAAAGPLLLNLRSAPRGRGPAAASRQSTTLKRKLQSPHGNPPLKRKCKPSVSAFQKCPVEADIREKESSSQKSLPKKQLTDKRNKSQKSKPSIKTSSLFKNNPEIPEVHRKAVRQVQENVFTKDSFSQLDLHPHLISTINTVLKISSMTSVQKQTIPVLLQGKDALVRSQTGSGKTLAYGIPLVQSLQGMESKIKRSDGPYALILVPTRELALQSFDIMQKLLKPFAWIVPGVLMGGEKRKSEKARLRKGINILISTPGRLVDHIKSTECIHFRRTQWLIIDEADRILDLGFEKDVAVILNALNAGRDTRQNVLLSATLTEGVTRLADISLNDPISISIADEIQKAFQPASQIERQASSSSNCMEQENFAVPEKLKQYVMMVPSKLRLVTLAAFILEKCKFEKHHKMIIFFSSCEQVEFYHELLLKVLSGGLKLEQSERSSVSSAHLQFLRLHGNMEQEERTEVFQEFLKSKTGILLCTDVAARGLDLPQVTWIVQYNAPASPAEYIHRIGRTARIGCHGNSLLVLAPSEAEYVSLLASHKINVSEMKMEKVLLSLMKDDRFKLHRPRSKEITIWLLKSGRRKCLLNVVECQSPVLAEVQNL, from the exons ATGACCATCTCCTGCCCGCCGCTGTGCACGTcgctgagctgctccagcacggCGATGCTGCGGGCCGTGCTCACCGACACCCGGTGGTCCTCCGACCAGGCCAGCGGCTCCAGCCCGCTGACGCCGTGCTGCAGCCGCACCGCCGGCTCCCGCCGCACCGCCGTCAGCCGGAACCCGGCGctgggcgccgccgccgccgcctcctccaCCAGCGAGTCGAGCCCCAGCGGCGGCTCCTCCTCCCCCGCCGCCAGTGAGGGGCTGCCcccgcgctccgccgccgccatcttgccGCCGCCGCTCGGGCCGCTCGGGCCGCCCCGCGCatgcgccgccgccgcgccgaagcccccggccgccccggcggggctgccccgccgcTGCCTGCGCCGCCCCGCGGGCCCGGCGCCGCGGCCGGAAGGGTCGGGACCCCCCCTCGCCGGGTCCCTGCAGCGGGGGCCCCGGGCCAACAGCCGTGCTCGTGCGAGGGGGCCCCTCCGCCTCCCTTCCGCCCTCACGGGCTGGGCCCGGCCCgaggggcggccccggggccctgcgggaggcggcgggggggccatggcggcggccgggccgctGCTGCTCAACCTGCGCTCGGCGCCGCGGGGACGCGGGCCCGCTGCCGCCAGCCGG CAGTCTACCACTCTGAAAAGAAAGCTCCAGTCACCGCATGGAAACCCACCTTTGAAACGGAAATGTAAGCCATCAGTAAGCGCCTTCCAGAAATGTCCTGTAGAAGCTGACATCAGGGAGAAGGAAAGTTCCTCACAgaaatctcttcctaagaagCAGTTGACTGACAAGCgaaataaaagccagaaaagcaaacctTCCATTAAGACGTCCAGCCTGTTCAAAAACAACCCTGAGATCCCAGAAGTTCACAG AAAAGCAGTGCGGCAAgtgcaagaaaatgttttcactaaGGATTCTTTTAGCCAGTTGGACCTCCATCCGCATCTG ATCTCCACAATAAACACAGTCCTAAAGATAAGTAGCATGACCAG TGTTCAGAAGCAAACAATTCCTGTGCTCCTGCAAGGCAAAGATGCTCTAGTGAGATCTCAGACTGGTTCAG gtaaaactctTGCCTATGGGATTCCACTTGTGCAGTCTTTGCAAGGAATGGAATCCAAAATAAAG CGCAGTGATGGGCCTTACGCACTCATATTAGTCCCAACAAGAGAG CTTGCACTCCAAAGTTTTGATATAATGCAGAAACTACTTAAG cCATTTGCCTGGATTGTGCCTGGAGTGCTAAtggggggagaaaagagaaaatctgaaaaagccAG ATTACGTAAAGGGATAAATATCCTCATTTCAACTCCTGGTCGCCTGGTTGATCACATCAAGTCCACAGAATGTATTCATTTCCGACGCACTCAGTGGCTGATTATTGATGAAGCAGACAG GATCCTGGACCTGGGCTTTGAGAAGGATGTAGCTGTGATACTCAATGCTTTAAATGCTGGGAGAGACACACGTCAGAATGTCCTGCTCTCAGCCACCCTCACAGAAG GAGTGACACGACTGGCCGATATCAGTTTGAATGATCCCATCAGCATTTCCATAGCAGATGAAATCCAGAAGGCATTCCAACCAGCATCACAAATAGAAAGACAAGCCAGTAGTTCATCAAACTGCATGGAGCAGGAAAACTTTGCTGTTCCAGAGAAGCTCAAGCAGTATGTCATGATGGTTCCCAGCAAACTGAGGCTTGTCACATTAGCAGCTTTTATCCTTGAGAAATGCAAG tttgaAAAACACCACAAGATGATAatctttttctccagctgtgaaCAAGTGGAATTCTACCATGAGCTCCTTCTAAAGGTCCTTTCAGGAGGGCTAAAGTTGGAGCAATCTGAACGTTCATCTGTCTCCTCTGCGCACTTACAGTTTCTACGACTGCATGGCAACATGGAACAGGAA GAAAGAACAGAGGTCTTTCAGGAGTTCCTAAAATCCAAGACCGGCATCTTGCTTTGCACT gatgttGCAGCACGTGGACTGGACCTGCCTCAAGTTACATGGATTGTGCAG TATAACGCTCCGGCTTCACCTGCGGAATACATCCACCGGATCGGGAGGACGGCTCGCATTGGCTGTCACGGGAACAGCCTGCTTGTCCTGGCGCCTTCGGAGGCAGAATATGTCAGCTTGCTGGCTTCTCACAAGATTAA TGTTTCAGAGATGAAGATGGAGAAGGTATTACTCAGCCTGATGAAAGATGATCGCTTCAAGCTGCACAGACCAAGAAGCAAG GAAATCACGATTTGGCTTTTGAAAAGTGGCAGGAGAAAATGCCTGCTGAATGTTGTTGAATGTCAGAGCCCAGTACTTGCAGAGGTCCAAAATCTTTGA